One segment of Triticum aestivum cultivar Chinese Spring chromosome 2A, IWGSC CS RefSeq v2.1, whole genome shotgun sequence DNA contains the following:
- the LOC123188953 gene encoding uncharacterized protein, protein MVSTPEALLLVGCCPHGCELPPLLLFCPTGSPPAALPSSVAALYAHSRNCGTRHRFSALEHQGKALLCIGSGILSLPTIGSGEICHLLQPSMCSSSTSPRMATRTSRRPLPHSCLPRELTLSPCRTRWTSAVNNQVLPHYQSQYSVRCAASACECADASFLTNWLLRRLVASNFVLEVNEQPDQEGVELELELQRQ, encoded by the exons ATGGTCTCGACGCCAGAGGCTCTCCTCTTGGTCGGTTGCTGCCCCCACGGATGCGAGCTCCCGCCACTCCTCCTTTTCTGCCCCACGGGCTCGCCGCCGGCCGCTCTCCCTTCGTCGGTTGCTGCTCTGTACGCCCATAGCCGTAATTGCGGAACGCGCCACCGATTCTCTGCGCTGGAACATCAGGGGAAGGCTCTCCTCTGCATCGGATCTGGCATCCTGAGCCTTCCAACGATCGGATCCGGTGAGATTTGCCACCTCCTGCAGCCGTCCATGTGTAGCTCGTCGACTTCACCCAGGATGGCCACCAGGACGAGTCGACGACCTCTGCCTCATAGTTGTCTTCCCCGAGAGCTGACGCTGTCTCCATGCCGCACGAG GTGGACATCTGCAGTAAATAATCAGGTGCTTCCTCATTATCAAAGTCAATACTCTGTGAGGTGTGCAGCGAGTGCGTGTGAATGTGCCGATGCGAG CTTTTTAACAAATTGGCTGCTACGAAGACTGGTTGCTTCAAATTTTGTTTTG GAAGTCAACGAACAACCAGACCAGGAAGGCGTGGAGCTTGAGCTTGAGCTGCAGCGACAATGA
- the LOC123188952 gene encoding probable ribose-5-phosphate isomerase 2 — MGSAASPPRALDAATQEDLKRVSAHRAVDMVESGMTLGLGTGSTAAHALDRLGALLRTGALRAVAGVPTSLKTEAHAARVGIPMLALADAAEIHLSIDGADEVDPDLNLVKGRGGSLLREKMIEGAGARFVVIVDESKLVPRLGCTGSVPVEVVPFGSAYTLGLIRKVFDKLPGFHARLRTVKSKAGDGQEELFLTDNGNHIVEMFFEDGIHGNLRDISDSLLRITGVVEHGMFLGMATKVIVAKKDGTVAVLSKK, encoded by the coding sequence ATgggcagcgccgcctcgccgccgcgggCCCTCGACGCGGCGACGCAGGAGGACCTCAAGCGCGTCTCCGCGCACCGCGCCGTCGACATGGTGGAGTCCGGCATGACGCTGGGGCTCGGCACCGGCTCCACGGCCGCGCACGCGCTCGACCGCCTCGGGGCCCTCCTCCGCACCGGCGCGCTGCGCGCGGTCGCCGGGGTGCCCACCTCCCTCAAGACGGAGGCGCACGCCGCGCGCGTCGGGATCCCCATGCTcgcgctcgccgacgccgccgaGATCCAcctctccatcgacggcgccgacGAGGTCGACCCGGACCTCAACCTCGTCAAGGGCCGCGGCGGCTCGCTCCTCCGCGAGAAGATGATCGAGGGCGCCGGCGCCCGCTTCGTCGTCATCGTCGACGAGTCCAAGCTCGTCCCCCGCCTCGGCTGCACGGGCTCCGTGCCCGTCGAGGTCGTCCCCTTCGGCAGCGCCTACACGCTCGGCCTCatccgcaaggtgttcgacaaattGCCGGGCTTCCACGCCAGGCTCAGGACCGTCAAGTCCAAGGCCGGCGACGGCCAGGAGGAGCTCTTTCTCACCGACAACGGCAACCACATCGTCGAGATGTTCTTCGAGGACGGCATACACGGCAACCTGCGCGACATAAGCGACAGCCTGCTGCGCATCACGGGCGTCGTCGAGCACGGCATGTTCCTCGGCATGGCCACCAAGGTGATCGTCGCCAAGAAGGACGGCACCGTGGCGGTCCTCAGCAAGAAGTAG